A region of Oncorhynchus gorbuscha isolate QuinsamMale2020 ecotype Even-year unplaced genomic scaffold, OgorEven_v1.0 Un_scaffold_1807, whole genome shotgun sequence DNA encodes the following proteins:
- the LOC124024250 gene encoding gamma-crystallin M2-like has product MGKIIFYEDRNFQGHSYECGVECSDLHAHFRRCNSIKVESGNWMVYERPSYMGYQYFPKEGEFSDYQRWMGFNDCVRSCRMIPPGKRRIKEEHQGSHRMRIFESPEFGGQMTELTDDCPNLYD; this is encoded by the exons ATGGGAAAG ATAATTTTCTACGAAGACAGAAACTTCCAGGGTCACTCTTATGAGTGCGGTGTAGAATGCTCTGACCTACATGCCCACTTCCGCCGCTGCAACTCCATCAAGGTGGAGAGCGGCAACTGGATGGTGTACGAGAGGCCCAGCTACATGGGCTATCAGTACTTCCCGAAGGAAGGCGAGTTCTCCGACTACCAGCGTTGGATGGGCTTCAATGACTGCGTCAGGTCCTGTCGCATGATCCCCCCAGGTAAGAGACGGATTAAGGAAGAG CACCAGGGATCTCACCGTATGAGAATCTTCGAGTCGCCCGAGTTCGGAGGACAGATGACGGAGTTGACAGACGACTGCCCCAACCTCTACGAC